The DNA segment ACAACTTTCTCCAGGTATCGAAATGTCTTCGACAGCTTTCCAACTCAATCTTTTGTTCCTCCTGGAATAAAAATCATCCCTTTACAAGCTACATCGTAGAATCGAATCAAATTAAGCGATTGCCGATCGAAACTTGATGAAATCCCAAAACAGCTAATACATTATTATTCATTCAGaaattggaaatattacttTCGAACGCAGTACGCTATCGTTTGATTTTATCAAGTCATCTGTtgattagagatcgagttaGCCTGACGTATTATCGATTGCAATACACTTACCAATGCCTTCTCTCGTTTTCGTTGCACTTGCTCGGCGAGTTCAGCGATGTATTCGCGATTCTCAACCTCCAACGATCGCAATCTACAAAAGCGATGCAGATAAGCTTGgcggatttcaatattttcaatattattcgaCTCGTTCGTCATTTTCATTACGTCTTCTTGCTTTTCAAACACATTGATCCGGATAACTTtggcaaatgaaaaaaaatgtgACACGAAAGCTCTGCGTTGTTTTGCTCCTGCATCCCGAACACGTGCCTCGTGTAACGCAACAAATCGAAGTTTCGTCGAAACGAATCACGCGTTTTAGGTCGTGTTCTGAATTTTTGGTGTTCAAAGAAGGCCGCTCGTGCGTGGACAACATCTTCTCCCAAAACGTTTAACCGGAaattatagttatcgatcgaacATTCGATCACAGCCGAAATTGTGGTCTATAATCGCTTCACACATATTGAAAACTGCGGTGAAATTGCGGATAGTCGCAGGTGAGGCTTTCGCCTGCAACGGTTGATATAAATATTCCGACGATAACTTTTGATTTCGCTGATTCAGATAATGGCCGCAACATTCATTACGATTTGTATGGGAAGTTACGATAATACCAGTGTTGTAAAATTCACTTCAAAACGAACGCGGGCTATTTTCAAATGCTCTTAAATGCTATTTTCAATACAAGAAAATAAGTTTTAATCCGCTGGAATGGATTTTAAAATCCACCGCAGAAAGCAGACTAATATTTTGACAAAGTAGAGTATAAATGGCGAACAAGGAAAAAGGAACGGCTCTTGAAACAGCTTTCTTGTTGAAAGGAAAACTCTTCTCTATTTCTCCGATAAACTTCACTGGAATCTATAAAACTTTCATCGAGTCACGTTGTTGAAAAAGTTGGCAAATGTCACGATGTAATGTGAAAGCACGTTAAGAGAATCGTAAGAAGCAAGAAAAGTGTCTACAAAACAATAGTCGCCGCAACGATAGCAGCCTTTTTTACGACGTTAATGTATGAAGCAAACACGTTTGCCAACTACTTGTTACCGCGCTTCCACTTACGAGAGACCTGCCGCAATACAAACTTCTACAGTCCTCAGAAAACTATTGCAATATTGTTTGTGAACCATACTTGACTTTTTACGCGAATATTATCCAAGTACCCTAGTTTCGTGCAATTTTATCAATGTTTTCTCGCGAGCAAATAAATTTCATGCTTTAATGTAAAACTGATGCAATATGAACTATTCAGAACCTACATTGTTCGActtcataaattgaaaagcagaaaaaatagtgatattaccgcgaaaagaattttgttaatttatctTGGAATTTGTTGTGCAAGTTGGACTTTAGTATTTGAATTGGAAATAGAagtaaattaagaaattgttaaaaGTTGATCAGTTTGATCAATTTATAATACAAGAGGCTCGTACATGATGCAACAATTCAATAAAAGtaagtaaataaaattcatgataAAATGTAATGAAACGATATTGCTCTTCGTTTTGGTGAAATGAATAAAGtactataaaaaattgtaaaaatcaatttacgttctttaaaaattcaagcatgaattcgaaataattccttGTCCATCTGTCCCGGAAGATTTAACCAGCCTCTCAAAGAAGAGATAAGCGCGATGTTACCCTACGAGACTACGTCGGACAGCGATTCGCTGAGGGTATTTACTTTTTAATAGTTACTCGCATGCGAGACATTATGCAGATAAAAGTCCAGAAACTCCGATGAGagtgcaatatttttattctacaaGGGCTAATCCCTCTTTCTTGCGATTGGGATGGGTTGGCTTTTTACTAGCTGGAAGAAATCTTCCTCCGTGTTATAAAGAAGAGAATAGAAGATAAATCGAAAGTAGACCAACGAAAACAACGGAGGTTATAACGATCAGAAAACTTTCGGAATAAATTGAAGTTCTATCGAGTTGTTGGAAAATGGCAACTTCCAACTTTCCAGATATTTAGAATCTGCATAACTGAAATGGAACACGAACCACTAATTAAAAGGAAACACGCAACGATCCAatggaaaagaatttttttttatcttccagAGATACTTATTTTAAACTTGTAACTTTATAAAGAAGTTACAGAAGATCAAGGTAGAAACTGTTGGAGGGTTTGCTGACCGTGTTTTTTTGGCTCAATATCAAATTTTGTTTAGTCGCTAGACTGACAGTAGAAATAAGTGCGAAACATTGTGCCgctgtcttttcttttctcaagAATCGTTCTGCGAGATAAGAGTCCCTTCATTAACGAACGCAAGAATTGGATTAGAACAGCCATTTCTAGAATTTTCCTTCTCTACATATCTTCTTTTCTCGCTGTTATTTTATGAAGGAAAGGAAGACAATGGTGTAATAGATTAAAAATGATCGATTATCGAAAGGTTCATTTTAGagcataaagaaaaatatatcgcaTCGATTCTGTCACCTTTTCTTCTACGAAGGAGTCGATAATCAACGATGATTAATTGCACAGTGTTTCGCTGACGTCCAATCATATTATAAACAACGTAACACGCCGCTAGCTGCTGCTTCATACAAAATTCCATTAAACGCTATCAAAGTGTCTCGTTATACATTAGTCTCTCAGTGTTCCTATCTGTAATCGGTACAACGACGTCATGATAAAACAATATTCCCTATGCCCTCGACTACATTATTTCAATGAGCACAGAATGGCAAAACGATTAATTGACAGCGTAATAACGCTACTTTGCAAAATTTCATGTGCAAACTTTGATGAAAGTTTGCACTGATCCAAAAGTCATAGACGTGCATGTTGTCAGCTAAGAGAAACATTCATCAATATACCAATGATGAATCTGAAACGTCAAAGACTGAGAAAATTATCAGGAATAATGGATCTTGAATCTAAAATTATGGAATAATTGTAGGATATAATTTTAGATTCTGCaaatgtaattctataattGTAGAATCTATAAAACTActattatataattctatattcAACGGCTGATATTTGATCGAACCAAAAAAGTAGGTATTATCGTGATTAAATTATTCAAGACACGTTATTGCCGAGAGGAAAATCCTCTCAGTCTTTGACATTTCAAATTCATAATTGGTATATTGGTACATAATTATAACGCGAATATATAAGAGGATTCAAAAAacattttcaatgaaaaatatttatgatcGATCTGAAAACCGCCAAAACCCTCAAATTCTAACGAACAACGATTTAAACTGTCGCaaacaaattttctttaaacaaGCGTGCGTTTCAAGTAGAATTAGTCGTGCGCTTACGCTTGTTTCGTATTACACGAATCGAGTCATAATACGAAACGGGAAGCGTAAGATCACAAAGGAGCGGAGAAGAAAAGCAATATCTTAAAGTGCAAGGAGAAAGTAAAAGGGAAATGACTGACGTGAACGACGATACTCGACAAGGCAGCCGTCTCGAACGATTTTTCAACACTTAGTTGCCGAAACACCTTGAAACTAGAGGAAAATTAGAGAGAGGAGCTAGAAGATATTGCAAGCAAAACTGTTGACGAACATACAGAGCGACAGACTGTAACGTTGACAAACATTCGAGAGGAAGAGGGATGCTAAAGAGGAACCGTCAGCTGAACTTGTCGAGGTCGAGAGAGTTCGGGTCAATGGGTTGATTACTGCTGTAATGCAGTTACATCCTCCGAGTAGCGTAACAACGCTAACCAGACCTGCATTGTAGGCTCATGGTTCGTCGCATTTTGATATGGCGTGTCTTTCGACACGTCGAGATTGAACTCGACACGATAATGAAACTTTGAACACCTGGCGAGAAAACTGAAAATTATTCATTACCAAGCAACAAAACAAAAAATCATGAATGAAGAACGTATCCACAAATCAAAATGATCCATAAAATAAAACGCTGAAGTACAATAACAAAATTAAGAATGGACGAAAACGTATGAAAAATCGGATATCAGAAATGAAAATGATGCATGTAATAAAGCGTTAACGAATGCCTAGAAAATTCATTTCCAAAACATAATACGTACGGGTCCATCGTATATCCAGGACGAGTGGCATCGGTAGCAACGTGACGATTGTTTTGCGATTGCGATTGCGAGCAATATCGTCTGCTAGTTAAAAGAGGGACCAATTCCACACCCCCGGTCAATTCGTACACCTGAACTTCCTCGTTGTAGGGATTTTTTGAATCCTGTATCAGCTGCATATCCGTAGCAATACCTAGGAAATAGACTGACCTAGAAACCGGATGCTGACCTTCCCACGCCGACACCGAGAATTTCCATCCGTTTACCTGGTTCTGCTTTATCATCAAAGAACTTGTTCATATTCGTGACGGGCAAAGGATTAATACTCCTTCTGTGTAGCCTTTCGATGGTTGAATTGCTCGTACAGCCCTGAAAGGATTCAACATGATGACTCGCTGCAACCGATGCAGCTTGTGCAGTGCAAATCGAATCGACTTAAGTCAGACAGGAGTTCATTGATATTCGTGTCTTCGATTCGAGTTCATCGCTTCTAACATCTAGCAACGTAGCAGTGTTCTAACAAAGTGCCATTAGATATAATCTTTCAAACTTTTTCTAGTGTACCAACTCTTTAGATCTTGTTAAATCCATTGCTGTCTAGTTAAGATGCACATCTTGATAAAAGTAACAGCGGAATTTATCGAGTATCGTTCGTTGAAATCCGATGAAACTGAAATTAGAATCGTATCTTGATTCGCATTGACTTAACCACTGAAACTATCGCTCATTCAATCTGCAATGtcgaataaaaaaaggaaagaacgaagCTCAGAAGGTTGAAAACTTAATTAAAGGGAAAAATTCTTCAAACAACTAAAAACGAATAAGAAAATCAAAGAGTAAATCACGAGGAAGGGCAATAGAACTGACAAGAAAAATCTATCATCAGATAATCAGTAATCGCTTAGCTAGTCTAGGCTTGACTTAACACGGTTGCATCGTTCATTCATCAACGTCATTCTAGTTAGCTGGTTAGTTACAGTAAGGCTGTGTGGTTTATtaagaagaaaaacagaaaaccTTCCATAAATTCATGCCCGGAAGCAGCTTCAtgccgagaaagagagaaaacgtaACGGTTTTGAAGAGGTGAAGGAAGATTCACGCGCTGTGGGACCTCCAGTGGGAAAGATGGAGAGAAACAGGGAGGGTGATAGCGAGAGGACGAGTTTACGTACAGGAAGAAGTAAACTTGGCTGAAGTGGAACGTGCTAATAAATTTCAGTTTAAACTTTCGGGCTGTGGAAACTGGTCAGAGGATCGTTCAATTACGCAGTAACGTGGCACAGTTATGTGTTTGTCGTTCGGGGATGCTACAgcggttaattaaaaattaagagtTTCATCCTTGAGGATGGTTGACCAGGCCGAGGCTAAGAGGCAGAGGAAAGCCCGAAAGGAGACTAGGGTTGGATAGCGTGCTCGATTGAAGCCGCGTCTCCACGGAAACGCAACCGCCGTGC comes from the Bombus terrestris chromosome 8, iyBomTerr1.2, whole genome shotgun sequence genome and includes:
- the LOC100650773 gene encoding uncharacterized protein LOC100650773, which translates into the protein MAQDIPEATYVPEVEEDARKERERRAVEEGTASWRRRKEELQRQKHREQRELQQILENYSPWGKPGGGAPCAATLRKKNVPLEPPELSKCHNFSQGCTSNSTIERLHRRSINPLPVTNMNKFFDDKAEPGIATDMQLIQDSKNPYNEEVQVYELTGGVELVPLLTSRRYCSQSQSQNNRHVATDATRPGYTMDPLRSLEVENREYIAELAEQVQRKREKALEEQKIELESCRRHFDTWRKLWGRPGHGAPIDHAHRNNLYNILYHSAIY